A single Reinekea thalattae DNA region contains:
- the phoR gene encoding phosphate regulon sensor histidine kinase PhoR, with translation MIRDIRPNYYQKLIVSFILILTVGYLFGAPWLWATMAVTGYLFWILYQQHRLVSWLVSGSRKTPPDSSGLWGLIFDHLYRVQRDHRDQIREYRGVLKRIRSSTEALSDGIIILDANGGIQWWNSAARDLLNLRKNDHGQLLTNLIRDPSFIKYYNRHATLDPITLENPAQQQGFIQISLTVYGEGERLLFLRDVTRLTQLEQMRQDFVANASHELKTPITVLKGHLENILSFSENLAPPIEKALNTMNNQTLRMANLVNDLLLLTRLDSEHNQTDHAINLPSFIEQAAADASELSASQNHNIVIDCQSDYWLRGSRSEVRSALNNLVFNAVNYSPAGTTVTISWHKTKRGAVLSVTDEGEGIEQHHIPRLTERFYRVDPGRSSEQGGTGLGLAITKHALARHEARLDIRSEKGKGSTFSCMFPESRLLSPEQVETEYSN, from the coding sequence ATGATTCGCGATATACGGCCAAACTATTACCAAAAACTGATCGTTTCTTTTATCTTAATTTTAACGGTCGGTTACTTGTTTGGCGCGCCCTGGTTATGGGCAACCATGGCTGTAACGGGCTACCTCTTCTGGATTCTCTACCAACAGCACCGCTTGGTCTCTTGGCTGGTTTCTGGTTCTCGTAAAACCCCGCCGGACTCGAGTGGTCTTTGGGGTCTTATTTTTGATCACCTCTATCGCGTACAGCGAGATCACCGTGATCAAATTCGTGAATATCGAGGTGTACTAAAGCGTATTCGCAGTTCCACTGAAGCGCTTAGCGACGGCATTATCATTCTCGACGCCAATGGCGGCATCCAATGGTGGAACAGCGCGGCAAGAGACTTACTGAACTTACGGAAAAACGATCATGGCCAATTGCTGACCAACCTGATTCGTGATCCTAGCTTTATCAAATATTACAATCGGCACGCCACTCTCGACCCGATCACCTTAGAAAACCCGGCTCAGCAACAGGGTTTTATTCAGATCTCATTGACGGTCTACGGTGAAGGTGAGCGTTTACTGTTCTTGCGCGACGTAACACGACTGACTCAACTAGAACAGATGCGTCAGGACTTTGTTGCCAATGCCTCGCACGAGTTAAAAACACCTATTACCGTGCTCAAAGGCCATTTAGAAAACATCCTTAGTTTTTCTGAAAATTTAGCGCCGCCAATCGAAAAGGCGTTAAATACCATGAACAACCAAACCTTGCGTATGGCTAATCTGGTCAATGACCTGTTGCTGCTCACTCGGCTGGACAGCGAACATAATCAAACTGATCACGCCATCAATTTACCCAGCTTTATTGAGCAGGCCGCCGCCGATGCTAGCGAGCTTTCAGCCAGTCAAAACCATAACATTGTTATCGACTGCCAAAGCGATTACTGGTTGCGCGGCAGTCGTAGTGAAGTCCGCTCCGCACTGAATAACCTAGTATTTAACGCCGTTAACTATAGCCCTGCAGGAACGACAGTCACCATCAGCTGGCACAAAACCAAACGCGGTGCCGTGTTAAGCGTCACGGATGAAGGTGAAGGCATTGAACAGCATCATATCCCACGCTTAACCGAACGCTTTTATCGCGTCGATCCTGGCCGCTCGAGCGAACAGGGTGGCACCGGCTTAGGGCTGGCGATTACTAAGCACGCCTTGGCACGCCACGAAGCTCGCCTAGATATTCGCAGTGAAAAAGGCAAAGGATCGACCTTTAGCTGCATGTTCCCTGAATCTCGCTTACTAAGCCCAGAACAGGTAGAAACGGAATATTCCAACTAG
- the phoB gene encoding phosphate regulon transcriptional regulator PhoB yields MSTRSILIVDDEAAIREVIAAALEMAGYHTIEAANGQDAHGLVVDQKPDLILLDWMMPHVSGVELARRLKRDPLTAEIPIIMLTAKGEEDHKIAGLEAGADDYITKPFSPRELVARLKAVLRRSTPAGIDAPIDVNGLRLDPNSHRVTAHSAELSMGPTEFRLLQFFMSHPERAYTRSQLLDQVWGGNVYVDERTVDVHIRRLRKALGDEFKPLIQTVRGTGYRFSTKLTEMDSQ; encoded by the coding sequence ATGTCAACGCGGAGCATTTTAATTGTCGATGACGAAGCGGCAATCCGAGAAGTGATTGCAGCGGCTTTAGAGATGGCTGGCTATCACACTATTGAAGCGGCTAACGGGCAAGATGCCCACGGTCTTGTTGTTGACCAAAAACCGGATCTTATTCTGCTAGATTGGATGATGCCGCATGTCAGTGGTGTTGAACTGGCGCGTCGCTTAAAACGGGACCCTCTAACCGCTGAGATTCCAATCATCATGCTCACCGCCAAAGGTGAAGAGGATCATAAAATTGCAGGCTTAGAGGCCGGTGCTGATGATTACATTACCAAGCCTTTCTCACCGAGAGAGTTAGTAGCACGCCTAAAGGCCGTCTTACGGCGCTCTACGCCCGCGGGGATTGATGCCCCGATCGATGTTAACGGTTTACGTTTGGACCCTAACTCACACCGAGTCACCGCTCATAGTGCTGAACTTTCCATGGGCCCAACCGAGTTTAGACTGTTACAATTCTTTATGAGCCACCCTGAGCGCGCCTATACGCGCAGCCAATTGCTAGACCAGGTTTGGGGTGGAAATGTTTATGTCGACGAGCGCACGGTGGATGTTCATATACGAAGACTCCGTAAAGCACTGGGCGACGAATTTAAACCTTTAATTCAAACGGTGCGCGGAACAGGATATCGATTCTCGACCAAGCTAACCGAAATGGATAGTCAATGA
- the ubiA gene encoding 4-hydroxybenzoate octaprenyltransferase: MNKESLKHYIHLTRLNRPIGIYLLLWPTLSALWIAAEGFPDPKVFIIFILGVIFMRSAGCIINDYADRKIDGHVKRTKNRPIPLGLVTEREALFLFFGLILMSFLLVLLTNWRTVQLSLVAVLLAACYPFMKRYTYLPQVVLGAAFAWAIPMSYSALDVPLSNSTWLLFLATVLWTVAYDTLYAMVDRDDDLQLGVRSTAILFGQYDRLIVGLIQLLALTSWALLGLQAELGLFWWIGVSLTALLFGYQQWLIRHRDRDACFKAFLNNHWIGLLLFTTLILHYATTF; this comes from the coding sequence ATGAATAAAGAATCCTTAAAACACTACATCCATCTCACTCGTTTGAATCGCCCAATTGGCATTTATCTATTGCTCTGGCCGACATTAAGTGCGCTATGGATCGCAGCCGAAGGCTTCCCTGACCCTAAAGTCTTTATCATCTTTATTTTGGGTGTCATCTTTATGCGTTCAGCGGGCTGCATTATTAACGACTACGCTGACCGAAAAATCGACGGCCATGTTAAGCGCACTAAAAACAGACCGATTCCGTTAGGCTTGGTAACCGAAAGAGAAGCATTGTTCTTATTTTTTGGCCTTATTTTAATGTCGTTTTTATTGGTGCTACTAACCAACTGGCGAACGGTACAGCTGTCGCTGGTCGCCGTGTTATTAGCCGCCTGCTATCCATTCATGAAACGCTACACCTATTTGCCGCAAGTTGTTCTCGGCGCGGCTTTCGCTTGGGCGATTCCCATGTCGTATAGCGCTCTTGATGTGCCACTGTCTAACAGCACCTGGTTATTGTTTTTAGCCACCGTACTCTGGACCGTTGCCTACGACACCCTTTACGCGATGGTTGATCGTGACGACGATTTGCAGCTAGGCGTACGTTCAACGGCCATTTTATTTGGTCAATACGATCGACTAATCGTCGGTCTCATCCAGCTATTAGCACTAACCAGCTGGGCGCTATTAGGCCTACAAGCCGAACTCGGGCTATTTTGGTGGATCGGCGTCTCGCTGACAGCCTTACTGTTTGGCTACCAGCAATGGTTGATTCGGCACCGTGATCGTGACGCCTGCTTTAAAGCATTTTTAAATAACCACTGGATCGGTTTATTGCTGTTTACAACTCTCATTCTCCACTACGCTACTACTTTCTGA
- a CDS encoding chorismate--pyruvate lyase family protein, with product MPLSKDPNNWLDHYQDSLWGSCTAIKKDSSLSAMTLQWLCNTESLTLRLKDRCQQFSVNIIHERLAEIDPHEQLSLDVAQIYPNYWVREVYLLGDGQPWVFARSVMPLIDNSPLSELQKLNNRPLGELLFANPRLKIADRSAAKLPVSALINPTGSTSADELWGRRTKYCLDDYPVVVTEVFLHDAPAY from the coding sequence ATGCCGCTCAGCAAAGACCCTAACAACTGGCTTGATCACTACCAAGACTCCCTGTGGGGCTCGTGTACAGCCATTAAAAAAGACTCATCACTTAGTGCCATGACACTGCAATGGCTTTGTAATACCGAGTCGCTGACGCTGCGATTAAAAGACCGCTGCCAACAATTTTCAGTCAACATCATCCATGAGCGCCTGGCTGAAATTGATCCGCATGAACAACTCAGCCTTGATGTTGCACAGATCTATCCCAATTACTGGGTGCGTGAAGTTTATTTATTGGGTGACGGCCAACCTTGGGTATTTGCACGTAGCGTTATGCCGCTGATCGACAACAGTCCGTTAAGCGAACTGCAAAAACTGAACAATCGCCCCTTGGGTGAACTGCTGTTTGCAAACCCTAGATTAAAAATAGCAGACAGAAGCGCAGCAAAATTGCCGGTCAGTGCTTTAATTAACCCTACAGGTTCAACATCAGCGGATGAGCTTTGGGGGCGACGAACCAAATACTGCCTAGACGACTACCCTGTGGTGGTGACAGAAGTATTTTTACACGACGCGCCCGCCTATTAA
- a CDS encoding HU family DNA-binding protein — MRKPDLAAALAERADLTKDKANEVLNELLDQITLTVSKGESVSLIGFGTFETRSRAKRMGKNPQTGAAIEIPASNTVAFKPGKALKEACNS; from the coding sequence ATGCGAAAACCTGATTTAGCGGCGGCTCTAGCAGAGCGAGCAGATCTAACTAAAGACAAAGCTAACGAAGTATTAAACGAACTTCTAGATCAAATAACCCTTACAGTATCGAAAGGTGAATCCGTTTCTCTGATTGGTTTTGGGACATTTGAAACACGTTCACGCGCTAAGCGTATGGGTAAAAACCCTCAAACAGGCGCAGCAATTGAAATTCCAGCCAGTAATACGGTTGCCTTTAAGCCTGGTAAAGCGCTAAAAGAAGCCTGTAATTCGTAA
- a CDS encoding adenylate kinase family protein, whose amino-acid sequence MDVQQQIKSLVHVEKVRVRDPGVIILTGPSSCGKGEVANALCRTLSIRPEAHLSMGEILRSTFRGAKDDPEFAALLASKYDLSAETNIFDCIDTTEALTNKVRSYTENLEKYFQKTGMAEHTSQLEWLEFCTMNGLLVPNRWTENFVAAHIEQARATREETFILDGYPRTVRAAEHLLGFLESMDIPVLAVMHLSISRQEMMSRAQARGRADDDEESLHKRFQFYIENVQPSVDYMKTRLGSDRVSLIDAHQPVYDQTAEGPVFNLEASIKAVVTSVMRALGVPRVVLKDLLSN is encoded by the coding sequence ATGGATGTTCAGCAACAGATAAAATCTTTAGTGCATGTTGAAAAGGTGCGCGTAAGAGATCCTGGGGTCATTATCCTCACGGGGCCATCTAGTTGTGGTAAGGGCGAGGTTGCTAATGCACTTTGTCGAACATTATCCATCCGCCCAGAAGCTCATCTGTCGATGGGTGAAATTTTACGTAGCACCTTTCGTGGCGCAAAGGATGATCCAGAATTTGCTGCGCTGTTGGCGTCGAAATACGATCTAAGCGCTGAAACTAATATCTTTGATTGCATCGACACCACCGAAGCACTAACTAATAAAGTACGTTCGTACACCGAAAACCTAGAAAAGTATTTCCAAAAAACAGGCATGGCTGAGCACACCTCGCAACTTGAATGGCTTGAGTTCTGTACCATGAATGGCTTACTGGTGCCGAACCGTTGGACCGAAAATTTCGTTGCGGCACACATTGAGCAAGCCCGTGCCACGCGCGAAGAAACCTTTATTTTAGATGGTTACCCGCGAACGGTGCGAGCAGCGGAACACCTGTTGGGCTTTTTAGAGTCGATGGATATTCCAGTATTAGCCGTGATGCATTTGAGCATCAGCCGACAAGAGATGATGAGCCGAGCGCAAGCTCGTGGCCGCGCCGATGACGATGAAGAATCGTTGCATAAGCGTTTTCAATTCTATATTGAAAATGTTCAGCCCAGCGTCGACTATATGAAAACTCGACTTGGCTCAGATCGAGTCTCACTGATCGATGCCCATCAGCCAGTTTATGATCAAACAGCCGAAGGCCCGGTGTTTAATTTAGAAGCATCAATTAAAGCGGTAGTGACCAGTGTTATGCGGGCTTTAGGTGTACCACGCGTGGTGTTGAAGGATTTACTTTCAAATTAA
- a CDS encoding RidA family protein, giving the protein MNKNIISTDNAPAAIGTYSQAVKVGDTVYLSGQIPLLPSTMELIGENFRDQVNQVFKNLTAVCEAAGGSLQDIVKLNIFLTDLSHFTVVNEVMAEYFEQPYPARAAIGVAQLPKGSLVEMDGVMSLA; this is encoded by the coding sequence ATGAATAAAAACATTATTTCTACCGATAACGCCCCAGCGGCAATTGGAACCTATTCACAGGCTGTAAAGGTCGGTGACACCGTTTATTTGTCTGGCCAAATTCCATTGCTACCGAGCACTATGGAACTTATTGGTGAAAATTTTCGCGATCAGGTTAACCAGGTGTTTAAAAACCTAACGGCTGTTTGTGAAGCGGCCGGAGGCTCTTTGCAAGACATCGTTAAGCTGAATATCTTTTTAACCGACTTATCGCATTTCACTGTGGTCAATGAAGTTATGGCTGAATACTTTGAACAGCCTTATCCTGCGCGTGCCGCTATTGGTGTTGCTCAATTGCCAAAAGGCTCGCTGGTGGAAATGGATGGCGTTATGTCATTGGCCTAA
- the lpxL gene encoding LpxL/LpxP family Kdo(2)-lipid IV(A) lauroyl/palmitoleoyl acyltransferase: MARANKKHRSSGDTQKDSHVTDVYRFRDFLAPRYWKTWISIAGLYSIAWLPIGLRSGLSVGLAAILKKIDKRRLRVVQRNLELCFPEKTAQQRAQLLKATYHSYAMTFIETAHAWCRPVRSMHLEIQGREYIDALRSQGRGAILVSGHFAPLDIAAALLGQSDISVQAVYRKDNNPLFNYFMTRARERYAASLVARKDIRGMIKNLKQGGLLWYAPDQDYGRRPSIFVPFFGVQAATITKTSVLAEAGDAAVVPMSAYRTEGGRKIVIRFEAPLNIPSGDERADAICINQWLETRISEHPEQYLWFHKRFKTRPEGEASLYD, from the coding sequence ATGGCTCGAGCCAATAAAAAACATCGATCATCTGGCGATACTCAAAAAGATTCTCACGTCACGGATGTGTATCGATTTCGCGATTTTTTAGCCCCCCGTTATTGGAAGACTTGGATCAGCATCGCAGGTCTCTATAGCATTGCGTGGCTACCCATAGGTTTGCGTTCTGGCTTGAGTGTTGGCCTTGCTGCCATACTTAAAAAGATAGATAAGCGCCGCTTGCGAGTGGTGCAAAGAAACCTCGAACTGTGCTTTCCAGAAAAAACCGCACAGCAGCGAGCGCAGCTGTTAAAGGCGACCTATCATTCCTACGCAATGACCTTTATCGAAACTGCCCATGCTTGGTGTCGGCCGGTGCGTTCTATGCATCTGGAGATACAAGGCCGAGAATACATTGATGCGCTGCGTAGCCAAGGCCGCGGTGCTATTTTGGTGAGTGGCCATTTTGCACCCTTAGATATAGCCGCAGCCTTACTTGGCCAGAGTGATATCTCGGTGCAAGCGGTGTATCGCAAAGATAACAACCCGCTGTTTAATTATTTTATGACGCGTGCACGTGAACGTTATGCCGCCAGCTTGGTAGCGCGTAAAGACATTCGCGGCATGATTAAAAATCTAAAGCAGGGCGGTTTGTTATGGTACGCGCCAGACCAAGATTATGGCCGTCGACCTTCTATTTTTGTGCCTTTTTTTGGTGTTCAGGCGGCAACCATAACCAAGACTAGCGTCTTGGCCGAAGCAGGTGATGCTGCTGTAGTCCCCATGAGCGCCTATCGTACCGAGGGTGGCCGAAAAATTGTTATTCGCTTTGAAGCGCCGTTAAATATTCCGAGCGGTGATGAGCGAGCCGATGCTATCTGTATTAATCAGTGGTTAGAAACGCGTATATCAGAACACCCAGAGCAATACTTATGGTTTCATAAGCGCTTTAAAACTCGGCCTGAGGGTGAGGCGTCACTCTACGATTAA
- a CDS encoding M17 family metallopeptidase gives MRQFDYPQFEVSVVSQLPEQYDSVIEWREQSVEPFINQNLKGERSLQTLLPNGALWSYRRASSRLKTFEYLTLARSLCSGAVRAHDQHVVLLADNETLLDALLSALLAAHFKLPTFSSQESNNRDLKITLLGPISDAQLEQRLAEAKGNALARFLTVLPANELNPKQYQSLALELAETEGWQCKVYDYDELALIGAGAFISVARGSNHKDAAIVKLEYRGNPESEEHIALVGKGVTIDTGGYNLKTAGSMFGMNGDMGGSAAVLASLLTASMLKQPINITGWLAITDNHIGPNAYHANEWVKALNGTTIEVVDTDAEGRMILADTLTLASRQAPSLVIDYATLTGACVAALSTRYSGVFTNQDDWLLPIIEAGKISGERVWPFPLDVDYDEHIKSSVADIQQCNPGKSSDHIDAARFLSRFVEPGVNWLHIDLSAAKHKGGLAHIPTDVTGFGVRLTQQLIRSLA, from the coding sequence ATGAGACAGTTTGATTACCCCCAGTTTGAGGTTAGCGTTGTTAGCCAATTGCCAGAGCAATATGACAGCGTTATAGAATGGCGTGAGCAATCCGTAGAACCCTTCATTAATCAGAATCTCAAGGGCGAGCGTAGTTTACAAACCCTGTTGCCAAATGGTGCGCTATGGAGCTACCGCCGTGCATCGAGCAGATTAAAAACATTTGAATATCTGACCTTAGCGCGTTCATTGTGCAGCGGTGCCGTGCGTGCTCATGATCAGCATGTGGTGCTGCTGGCAGATAACGAAACGCTACTGGATGCGTTGCTTTCGGCCTTGTTGGCAGCGCACTTTAAGTTGCCGACCTTTAGCAGCCAAGAAAGCAATAATCGAGATTTAAAAATTACGCTACTGGGCCCGATCAGTGACGCTCAGCTAGAACAACGCTTGGCCGAGGCCAAAGGCAATGCCTTAGCTCGATTTTTAACTGTGCTACCGGCAAATGAGTTGAATCCAAAACAGTATCAAAGCTTAGCGCTTGAGCTTGCCGAAACAGAAGGCTGGCAATGCAAGGTTTATGATTACGATGAGCTAGCGTTGATTGGTGCAGGCGCTTTTATCAGTGTTGCCCGAGGTTCAAACCATAAAGATGCCGCAATCGTGAAGCTTGAGTATCGCGGTAATCCGGAATCCGAAGAGCACATTGCGCTGGTGGGTAAGGGCGTGACGATCGACACCGGCGGTTATAACTTAAAAACAGCCGGCTCAATGTTTGGTATGAATGGCGATATGGGCGGCAGTGCTGCGGTGCTTGCGAGTTTGTTAACCGCTTCCATGCTGAAGCAGCCGATTAATATAACCGGTTGGTTGGCGATTACAGACAACCATATTGGGCCGAATGCTTATCACGCCAACGAGTGGGTGAAAGCACTGAATGGTACAACGATTGAGGTGGTCGATACCGACGCCGAAGGTCGTATGATTCTTGCCGACACGCTAACGCTGGCCTCACGTCAAGCGCCGAGCTTGGTGATTGATTACGCCACCCTAACCGGTGCTTGCGTCGCGGCTTTATCGACACGCTATTCTGGCGTCTTTACCAATCAAGACGATTGGCTGTTGCCTATTATTGAGGCCGGAAAAATCAGTGGTGAGCGGGTTTGGCCGTTTCCGTTAGATGTCGATTATGACGAGCACATCAAAAGTAGCGTTGCAGATATTCAGCAATGCAACCCCGGAAAATCTTCAGACCATATCGATGCGGCACGTTTTCTCAGTCGTTTTGTTGAGCCGGGTGTTAATTGGCTTCATATTGACCTGTCGGCGGCAAAACATAAGGGCGGGCTTGCGCATATTCCTACCGATGTTACAGGTTTTGGTGTACGTTTAACGCAGCAGTTAATTCGTTCATTAGCCTAG
- a CDS encoding helix-turn-helix domain-containing protein — protein MTRVQYSEQPLRCFADRLKVLIGNASVSAFARKVGLNESLIRKYLNGSEPTLSRAAKIAQKTAVNVDWLAFGQGSPAQPKLTDAVALLQLIEQLSQLYSNQQGGISQSQRDLVAVLTYQHINAQCCDITECDLVSAYDFVVKRVQQAAIE, from the coding sequence ATGACTAGAGTGCAGTACAGCGAGCAACCGCTTCGCTGCTTTGCCGATCGCTTAAAGGTGTTAATCGGCAATGCCAGTGTCTCAGCCTTTGCCAGAAAGGTTGGCTTAAACGAAAGCCTCATCCGTAAATACCTCAATGGCTCCGAACCGACCTTATCGCGCGCGGCTAAAATCGCACAAAAGACAGCGGTAAATGTCGATTGGCTGGCCTTTGGCCAAGGCAGCCCAGCACAGCCAAAATTAACCGATGCGGTTGCTTTGCTGCAATTAATTGAACAGCTAAGTCAGTTATACAGTAATCAACAGGGTGGGATTTCTCAGTCTCAGCGCGACCTTGTCGCCGTGCTGACTTACCAGCATATTAATGCGCAATGCTGCGATATTACCGAGTGTGATCTGGTCAGTGCTTATGATTTTGTTGTTAAGCGAGTGCAGCAGGCAGCGATTGAATAA
- a CDS encoding NAD(P)H-dependent oxidoreductase produces MSTLIDKLNWRYATKKMDPSKAVPEDKLQRILEAIRLTATSSGLQPYEVIVVSNPELRQQIQPNAWDQAQITEGSHLLVFAAWDNYTEDRINEMFDLVNDERGFKNEGWENYRQMLLSNYPQRSAEENYQHAARQAYIGLGTALIAAAEEQVDCTPMEGFVPEKVDEILGLKERGLRSVILLPLGYRAEEGDWLKDLKKVRRATEDFITEMK; encoded by the coding sequence ATGTCGACATTAATTGATAAACTCAACTGGCGTTATGCCACCAAAAAAATGGATCCAAGCAAGGCTGTACCAGAAGACAAGCTACAGCGCATTTTGGAAGCGATCCGTCTAACTGCAACATCAAGCGGTTTGCAACCTTACGAAGTGATTGTGGTCAGCAACCCTGAATTGCGTCAGCAAATTCAGCCAAACGCTTGGGATCAAGCTCAAATTACCGAAGGCTCTCATCTGCTCGTGTTCGCGGCTTGGGATAACTACACCGAAGATCGCATTAACGAGATGTTCGACCTAGTCAACGACGAACGCGGCTTTAAGAACGAAGGTTGGGAAAATTATCGCCAAATGCTGCTCAGCAACTACCCACAACGCAGTGCTGAAGAAAACTATCAACACGCGGCACGCCAAGCCTATATTGGTCTGGGCACTGCACTGATCGCTGCGGCAGAAGAACAGGTCGACTGCACGCCGATGGAAGGCTTTGTACCCGAGAAAGTCGATGAGATTTTAGGCTTAAAAGAACGCGGCTTGCGTTCGGTGATCTTATTGCCTTTGGGCTACCGCGCTGAGGAAGGTGACTGGTTAAAAGATCTGAAAAAAGTTCGCCGTGCGACAGAAGACTTTATTACCGAAATGAAGTAA
- the ettA gene encoding energy-dependent translational throttle protein EttA has product MAQYVFTMNRVGKIVPPKREILKDISLSFFPGAKIGVLGLNGSGKSTLLRIMAGIDTDIIGEARPQPGLNIGYLPQEPELDDSKTVREIVEEALDHIKEAQVKLEAVYAAYAEPDADFDKLAAEQQELENIINAADGHNMETRLEIAADALRLPEWDAKVVHLSGGERRRVALCRLLLSNPEMLLLDEPTNHLDAESVAWLERFLHDYSGTVVAITHDRYFLDNVAGWILELDRGHGIPFEGNYSQWLEAKEKRLEMESKQQSAHEKAVKSELEWVRQGAKGRQSKSKARLKQFEQMNSAEFQTRNETNEIYIPPGPRLGDIVIEASDISKSFDGRLLYEDMNFNIPPGAIVGIIGGNGAGKSTLFKMIAGMEQPDTGAIRIGETVKPAFVGQMRELNGDKTVWEEVSDGMDMITIGGWETSSRSYISRFNFKGGDQQKLVKNLSGGERNRLFLAKLLKEGGNVLLLDEPTNDLDVETLRALEEALLAFPGVAVVISHDRWFLDRISTHILAFEGDSKAVFFEGNYSEYEEDHKSRTGNSGPQRIKYKRIK; this is encoded by the coding sequence GTGGCTCAATACGTTTTCACCATGAATCGCGTCGGCAAAATCGTGCCGCCAAAACGCGAAATCCTCAAAGACATCTCACTTTCATTTTTCCCCGGTGCGAAAATTGGCGTACTGGGTTTAAATGGCTCGGGTAAATCCACGCTGTTGCGCATTATGGCCGGTATCGATACCGATATTATTGGCGAAGCTCGCCCTCAACCGGGCTTGAACATTGGTTACTTACCGCAAGAGCCTGAACTAGACGACAGCAAAACTGTGCGTGAAATTGTTGAAGAAGCGCTGGATCACATCAAAGAAGCGCAAGTGAAGCTGGAAGCAGTTTACGCAGCTTACGCCGAACCGGATGCTGACTTCGACAAACTTGCCGCTGAACAGCAAGAACTCGAAAACATCATTAACGCGGCAGACGGCCATAACATGGAAACCCGTTTAGAGATCGCCGCCGATGCATTGCGTTTACCCGAATGGGACGCCAAAGTGGTACACCTTTCTGGTGGTGAACGCCGCCGTGTCGCACTTTGTCGCTTGCTGCTTTCGAACCCAGAAATGCTATTACTAGACGAGCCGACCAACCATTTGGATGCCGAATCCGTTGCTTGGCTAGAGCGCTTTTTACACGACTATTCTGGCACTGTTGTGGCGATCACGCATGACCGTTACTTCCTTGATAACGTCGCCGGTTGGATTCTAGAACTGGACCGTGGCCACGGCATTCCGTTTGAAGGCAACTACAGCCAGTGGCTAGAAGCGAAAGAAAAACGCTTAGAGATGGAATCCAAGCAGCAATCAGCACACGAAAAAGCCGTTAAGTCAGAATTGGAATGGGTTCGCCAAGGAGCCAAAGGCCGTCAATCTAAATCTAAGGCGCGATTAAAACAGTTCGAGCAAATGAACTCTGCCGAATTCCAAACCCGTAACGAAACCAACGAAATCTATATTCCACCCGGCCCTCGCTTAGGTGACATCGTTATTGAAGCGTCCGACATCAGTAAATCCTTTGATGGCCGATTACTGTACGAAGATATGAACTTCAACATTCCGCCCGGCGCCATTGTCGGCATTATCGGTGGTAACGGTGCCGGTAAATCGACGCTGTTTAAAATGATTGCAGGTATGGAACAGCCCGATACCGGTGCCATTCGCATTGGTGAAACGGTCAAGCCCGCCTTTGTTGGCCAGATGCGTGAGCTGAATGGCGACAAAACCGTCTGGGAAGAAGTCAGCGACGGTATGGATATGATCACCATTGGTGGCTGGGAAACTTCGTCTCGTTCATACATCAGCCGGTTCAATTTTAAAGGCGGCGACCAGCAAAAACTGGTGAAAAACCTTTCAGGTGGTGAGCGTAACCGCTTATTCCTTGCCAAGCTGCTAAAAGAAGGCGGCAACGTGCTGTTGCTCGATGAACCGACCAATGACCTCGACGTCGAAACCTTACGTGCGCTAGAAGAAGCTCTGCTCGCCTTCCCTGGTGTTGCGGTGGTTATTTCGCATGACCGCTGGTTCTTGGATCGTATCTCGACGCACATTTTAGCCTTTGAGGGCGACTCAAAAGCCGTCTTCTTTGAAGGTAACTACAGTGAATACGAAGAAGACCACAAATCGCGTACCGGTAACAGCGGCCCGCAGCGTATAAAATATAAGCGCATTAAATAG